Genomic segment of Amphibacillus xylanus NBRC 15112:
TGCATTAGCAGAATTAGAAAATTATATCGATGATGCGATTTTAGCCGGTTATCAGAAAGTCACGATCATTCACGGAAAAGGGACTGGAGCACTTCGAAAAGGTGTTCAAAGCTTTGCGCAAAGTCATCCAAATATTAAAAGCTCACGTGTTGGCGGGATGAATGAAGGTGGAAGTGGCGTTACAGTTTTTGAGCTGAGCTAATTCATTGCGTCGAAAAATAAAAAAATGTAAAATCAAGTGTAAGTTAAATTAACCTACTTGCATCAACTAGCGTGGCTTAGGCAAAACTAAATATGAGCAGTCTACTAGCCAACAGATGCCCTAGGTGGTATACTAACTACTAATTATGATCCAAAGTGATTACAAGGAGGAATATTGATGGCAATTATCAATGCAACAGATGCAAGCTTTGCAAAAGATACAGGTTCAGGTCTAGTTCTAGCAGACTTTTGGGCACCATGGTGTGGACCGTGTAAAATGATCGGACCTATCCTTGAGGAATTAGATGAAGAAATGTCTGATAAAGTTCAAATCGTAAAATTAAATGTTGACGATAATCAAGAAACTGCAAGTAAATACGGTGTAATGAGTATCCCAACATTAATTCTATTTAAAGATGGAGAAATTGTAGAC
This window contains:
- the trxA gene encoding thioredoxin, which produces MAIINATDASFAKDTGSGLVLADFWAPWCGPCKMIGPILEELDEEMSDKVQIVKLNVDDNQETASKYGVMSIPTLILFKDGEIVDQVVGFQPKELLQARIEQYV